One window of the Lynx canadensis isolate LIC74 chromosome D3, mLynCan4.pri.v2, whole genome shotgun sequence genome contains the following:
- the CFAP73 gene encoding cilia- and flagella-associated protein 73, which produces MAVPWEEYFRLALQEKLPAKIPEQSVDHFPPVLRLLEKRQELIDADRGLRAQKEVFQTTRAALKERWEQLEQKEQELKGSFVRLDKFLQDTEARRSRALRRAAQERLQADRREAEALRLRAQFEELQRERARLRCRLERLEPCARLLGRVLEQLPEFQEVPELVARFDGLVDMQAALRLTERQRLAELEEARARLQRLRDAGQSELLGQGQRRVQLLERLEAARERTLRWESKWIQIQNTGAEKTLLLGRTRIAALNLFQLVCRHKTHPPALDIEDTEGQLEQVKLFILDLSAMLASLGQAKPTPAC; this is translated from the exons ATGGCAGTGCCCTGGGAGGAATATTTCCGACTGGCTTTGCAAGAGAAACTGCCTGC GAAGATCCCGGAGCAAAGTGTGGACCACTTCCCACCAGTGCTGCGTCTCCTGGAGAAGAGGCAGGAGCTGATAGACGCGGACCGAGGCCTGCGGGCCCAGAAGGAG GTGTTCCAGACCACGAGAGCAGCGCTGAAAGAGCGCTGGGAACAGTTGGAACAGAAGGAGCAGGAGCTAAAGGGGTCCTTTGTCCGCCTTGACAAGTTCCTGCAG GACACCGAGGCCCGGCGCAGCCGCGCCCTGCGGAGGGCGGCCCAGGAGCGGCTCCAGGCGGACCGCCGGGAGGCGGAGGCCCTACGGCTTCGGGCCCAGTTCGAGGAGCTGCAGCGGGAGCGCGCGCGGCTGCGGTGCCGGCTGGAGCGCCTGGAGCCCTGCGCGCGCCTGCTGGGGCGAGTGCTGGAGCAGCTGCCGGAG TTCCAAGAGGTCCCCGAGCTGGTGGCGCGCTTCGACGGCCTGGTCGATATGCAGGCGGCGCTGAGGCTCACGGAGCGCCAGCGGCTGGCCGAGCTGGAGGAGGCGCGCGCTCGGCTGCAGCGGCTGCGGGACGCGGGGCAGAGCGAGCTGCTCGGGCAGGGCCAGCGGCGAGTGCAGCTGCTGGAGCGCCTGGAGGCCGCGAGGGAGCGCACGCTGCGCTGG GAATCCAAGTGGATTCAGATCCAGAACACGGGGGCGGAGAAGACCCTTCTCCTGGGACGCACTAGGATAGCAGCGCTCAACCTGTTCCAGCTAGTGTGCCGGCACAAGACGCACCCGCCTGCCCTGGACATCGAGGACACTGAGGGGCAGCTGGAGCAG GTGAAGCTGTTCATTCTGGACCTCTCTGCCATGCTGGCCAGTCTTGGGCAGGCCAAGCCCACACCTGCCTGCTAG